From the genome of Nicotiana sylvestris chromosome 2, ASM39365v2, whole genome shotgun sequence, one region includes:
- the LOC104215163 gene encoding transcription factor MYB20-like, whose protein sequence is MGRQPCCDRVGLKRGPWTIEEDHKLVHFILNNGIQCWRTIPKLAGLQRCGKSCRLRWINYLRPDLKRGALSEAEEDQIIELHARFGNRWSKIASHFPGRTDNEIKNHWNTRIKKKLKQVGIDPLTHKPIDQEKYQQEPDDTIMELNLPNHYKTETYDKSNEAENCTENATDFSVSNNAYHNMLSENFDVDLWNKSCKTMSNCYSPTLSLEAEESIKFSTVSAVTESSSNIAPAEEQDSLQQWMDSIFSCAVNQLEEDLFFLRKYN, encoded by the exons ATGGGAAGGCAGCCTTGTTGTGATAGAGTTGGATTGAAGAGAGGTCCATGGACTATTGAAGAAGACCATAAGCTCGTCCATTTTATTCTCAACAATGGCATCCAATGTTGGCGAACCATTCCCAAGCTTGCAG GTTTGCAAAGATGCGGAAAGAGTTGCAGATTGAGATGGATTAATTATTTGAGACCTGATCTCAAAAGAGGGGCACTATCTGAAGCTGAAGAAGATCAGATTATTGAGCTTCATGCTCGTTTTGGTAACAG gtgGTCTAAGATAGCATCACATTTTCCAGGGAGGACAGACAATGAAATCAAGAACCATTGGAATACTCGAATTAAGAAGAAATTAAAGCAAGTGGGAATAGACCCTTTAACTCACAAGCCAATTGACCAAGAAAAATACCAACAAGAACCAGATGATACAATCATGGAACTTAACTTACCAAATCATTATAAAACAGAGACATATGATAAAAGCAATGAAGCAGAGAATTGTACTGAAAATGCTACTGATTTTTCAGTGTCAAACAATGCATACCACAATAtgttgagtgaaaattttgatgtgGATTTATGGAACAAAAGTTGTAAAACTATGTCTAATTGTTACAGCCCTACACTTTCTTTAGAAGCTGAAGAATCCATCAAATTTTCAACAGTATCAGCTGTTACTGAATCCTCAAGTAACATTGCACCTGCAGAAGAACAAGATTCTCTACAACAATGGATGGATTCAATTTTCTCATGTGCTGTCAATCAACTCGAAGAAGACCTTTTTTTCTTGAGAAAATACAATTAA
- the LOC138886472 gene encoding uncharacterized protein, with translation MKGVMRFGKKGKLSPRYVGPYQIVQRIGRVAYKLDLPPELEAIHPVFHISMLRKFLGDPSCISPIEDIEVSENLSYEEIPVAILDRQIRKLRTKEVASVKVLWRSNNIEEMTWEAEEDMKSRYPHLFESSGDMLETNMAGVAHISTSDS, from the coding sequence atgaagggtgtaatgagatttggtaagaaaggaaaactcagCCCTAGATATGTTGGGCCATATCAGATTGTTCAGAGAATTGGGCGAGTAGCCTACAAACTTGACCTGCCACCAGAATTAGAAGCAATCCATCCGGTATTTCACatttccatgcttcggaaattcTTAGGTGATCCTTCTTGCATCAGCCCTATCGAGGATATTGAAGTTTCTGAGAACTTGTCATATGAAGAAATACCTGTTGCAATTCTTGACCGTCAAATCCGTAAGCTACGGACTAAAGAGGTAGCCTCagtaaaagtactttggaggagtAATAATATAGAGGAAATGACATGGGAGGCCGAGGAGGACATGAAGTCCAGATACCCCCATTTATTTGAGTCTTCAGGCGATATGCTTGAGACaaatatggcaggtgttgcacatATATCAACCAGTGACAGTTGA